From Pseudoxanthomonas sp. CF385, a single genomic window includes:
- a CDS encoding exodeoxyribonuclease VII small subunit — protein sequence MAKKNTPDASPVAHFEQSLDELEKLVDKMEHGDMSLEESLAAYERGVGLYRQCQSALEQAELRVRLLSDPEQPENGEPFAPAPDGR from the coding sequence ATGGCCAAGAAGAACACCCCCGACGCCTCTCCCGTCGCCCACTTCGAACAGTCGCTGGACGAACTGGAGAAGCTGGTCGACAAGATGGAACACGGCGACATGAGCCTGGAAGAGTCGCTCGCAGCGTACGAGCGCGGCGTCGGCCTGTACCGCCAGTGCCAGAGCGCGCTGGAGCAGGCCGAACTGCGGGTCAGGCTGCTCAGCGACCCGGAACAGCCCGAGAACGGCGAGCCTTTCGCCCCGGCGCCCGATGGCCGCTGA
- the pmbA gene encoding metalloprotease PmbA, with the protein MNATLPTTADDSLARLERLESLSQRLLARAKAAGATQAEVSCSEETGLNVNVRLGDVETVESTRDRGIGVTVYFGQRKGSASTADLREESLEATVEQACAIARFTEDDEAAGLADAALMAREFPDLDVWHPWALDMDQAVDQALACEAAGRDLDARIANSDGASVGSGESLSVYANSHGFVGRERETQHTIGCALIAGQGDAMQRDGWYSTALSHLALEAPDVIGRKAAERTLARLQPRSLATGQHQVLFSAEVARSLVGHLLGAISGGALYRRASFLLDHVGQRIFPDWFAIEELPLLPRGLRSAAFDAEGVATKRSHIIRDGVLERYLLGSYSARKLGLQTTANAGGVHNLQVKANAGGFDELLAGMGTGLLVTELMGQGVNGVTGDYSRGAAGFWVEDGAIAYPVDGVTVAGNLKDVFARIEAVGTDVDRRSHVAIGSVLIGRMTVAGE; encoded by the coding sequence TTGAACGCCACCCTCCCGACCACCGCCGACGACAGCCTTGCGCGGCTGGAACGCCTGGAATCGCTCTCGCAGCGCCTGCTGGCGCGCGCGAAGGCGGCCGGCGCCACCCAGGCGGAAGTCAGCTGCAGCGAAGAAACCGGGCTCAACGTCAACGTGCGGTTGGGCGATGTGGAGACGGTGGAATCGACCCGCGACCGCGGCATCGGCGTGACCGTCTACTTCGGCCAGCGCAAGGGCAGCGCCAGCACGGCCGATCTGCGCGAGGAAAGCCTTGAAGCCACGGTCGAGCAGGCCTGCGCGATCGCACGTTTCACCGAGGACGACGAAGCCGCCGGCCTGGCCGACGCGGCGCTCATGGCGCGGGAGTTCCCGGACCTGGACGTGTGGCACCCCTGGGCGCTGGACATGGACCAGGCGGTCGACCAGGCGCTGGCCTGCGAGGCCGCGGGCCGCGACCTGGACGCGCGCATCGCCAATTCCGACGGCGCCTCGGTCGGCAGCGGCGAGAGCCTGTCCGTCTATGCGAACTCGCATGGTTTCGTCGGCCGCGAACGCGAGACCCAGCACACCATCGGTTGCGCGCTGATCGCCGGGCAGGGCGACGCCATGCAGCGGGATGGCTGGTACAGCACGGCGCTGTCTCACTTGGCGCTCGAAGCGCCGGACGTGATCGGCCGCAAGGCCGCCGAGCGCACGCTGGCCCGCCTGCAGCCGCGCTCGCTGGCGACCGGCCAGCATCAGGTGCTGTTTTCGGCGGAAGTGGCGCGCTCGCTGGTGGGGCACCTGCTCGGTGCGATTTCGGGCGGTGCGCTGTACCGGCGCGCCAGCTTCCTGCTGGACCACGTCGGCCAGCGGATCTTTCCGGACTGGTTCGCCATCGAGGAGCTTCCGTTGCTGCCGCGCGGCCTGCGCTCGGCCGCGTTCGATGCCGAAGGCGTGGCGACGAAGCGGTCGCACATCATTCGCGACGGCGTGCTGGAACGCTACCTGCTGGGCAGCTATTCGGCGCGCAAACTCGGCCTGCAGACCACGGCCAACGCCGGCGGCGTCCACAACCTGCAGGTGAAGGCCAACGCGGGCGGTTTCGATGAACTGCTCGCGGGCATGGGGACTGGTCTGCTGGTCACCGAGTTGATGGGGCAGGGCGTGAACGGCGTGACCGGCGACTACTCGCGCGGTGCAGCCGGCTTCTGGGTCGAGGACGGGGCCATTGCCTACCCGGTCGACGGCGTCACCGTCGCCGGCAACCTCAAGGACGTGTTCGCCCGCATCGAAGCCGTGGGCACCGATGTCGACCGGCGTTCGCACGTGGCCATCGGATCGGTCCTGATCGGCCGGATGACGGTGGCGGGCGAGTGA
- a CDS encoding DUF4870 domain-containing protein, whose translation MSEFDNVTAPPPPPTGTAPQEDRTIALLTHLSGILFGFIVPLIIWLVNKDKTDKGWLNDQAIESLNFQITVFIAFVVSWILAFVLIGLLLMPLIGIANLVLCIIAGMKANNGEAYRYPFALRLIK comes from the coding sequence ATGAGCGAATTCGACAACGTCACCGCACCGCCGCCGCCGCCGACCGGTACCGCGCCGCAGGAAGACCGCACCATCGCCCTGCTGACGCACCTGTCCGGCATCCTGTTCGGCTTCATCGTGCCGTTGATCATCTGGCTGGTGAACAAGGACAAGACGGACAAGGGTTGGCTGAACGACCAGGCCATCGAGTCGTTGAACTTCCAGATCACCGTCTTCATCGCTTTCGTGGTGTCGTGGATCCTGGCGTTCGTCCTGATCGGCCTGCTGCTAATGCCGCTGATCGGCATCGCGAACCTGGTGCTGTGCATCATCGCCGGCATGAAGGCGAACAACGGCGAGGCCTACCGCTACCCGTTCGCGCTGCGCCTGATCAAGTAA
- the tldD gene encoding metalloprotease TldD produces MTLPIALAESRLLLPAGLASSSLDRAFGALLGPGVDFGDLYFQHARRESWTVEDGIVKDGAHSIEQGVGVRAISGEKTGFAYSDDINAQALLGAAKSARAIARDGAAHAPRTLVRSEGRALYASDDPIDAMGNEAKVEALRAVDRFVRAADPRVKQVTVSLAGGIDTVLVARSDGVLGADVRPLVRLNVQVIVEQNGRRESGYAGMGGRYGYADLFADGKPEDLAREALRQALVNLEAIDAPAGIMPVVLGSGWPGVLLHEAVGHGLEGDFNRKGTSVYAGRIGQQVASKGVTIVDDGTLPGRRGSLNIDDEGTPTNCTTLIEDGVLVGYMQDSLNARLMGMAPTGNGRRESFAHLPMPRMTNTYMLAGQDDPEDMIRSVKKGLYAVNFGGGQVDITSGKYVFSATEAYLIEDGRITAPVKGATLIGNGPETMQKVKMVGHDLALDAGVGVCGKDGQSVPVGVGQPSLLIEGLTVGGTKA; encoded by the coding sequence ATGACCCTGCCGATCGCGCTCGCCGAATCCCGTCTCCTGCTGCCCGCCGGGCTGGCCTCCTCCAGCCTCGACCGTGCGTTCGGCGCCCTGCTGGGCCCCGGCGTCGATTTCGGCGACCTGTATTTCCAGCATGCGCGCCGCGAAAGCTGGACGGTGGAGGACGGCATCGTCAAGGACGGTGCGCACTCCATCGAACAGGGTGTGGGCGTGCGCGCGATCTCGGGCGAGAAGACCGGCTTCGCGTACTCCGACGACATCAACGCGCAGGCGCTGCTCGGCGCGGCGAAATCCGCACGTGCCATCGCCCGCGACGGTGCCGCGCATGCACCGCGCACGCTGGTGCGCAGCGAAGGTCGCGCGCTGTACGCCAGCGACGATCCCATCGATGCGATGGGCAACGAGGCGAAGGTCGAGGCGCTACGCGCGGTGGACCGTTTCGTGCGTGCGGCCGACCCGCGGGTGAAGCAGGTAACGGTCAGCCTGGCCGGCGGCATCGACACGGTGCTGGTGGCGCGCAGCGACGGCGTGCTCGGCGCGGACGTGCGGCCACTGGTACGCCTCAACGTGCAGGTGATCGTGGAGCAGAACGGACGCCGCGAATCCGGTTACGCCGGCATGGGCGGCCGCTACGGCTATGCGGACCTGTTCGCCGACGGCAAGCCGGAAGACCTGGCGCGCGAAGCGCTGCGCCAGGCGCTGGTGAACCTCGAGGCGATCGATGCGCCGGCCGGCATCATGCCGGTGGTGCTGGGCAGCGGCTGGCCGGGCGTGCTCCTGCACGAAGCCGTCGGCCACGGCCTGGAAGGCGACTTCAACCGCAAGGGCACCAGCGTGTATGCCGGCCGCATCGGCCAGCAGGTCGCGTCGAAGGGCGTCACCATCGTCGACGACGGCACGCTGCCGGGGCGCCGTGGTTCGCTCAACATCGACGACGAAGGCACGCCGACGAACTGCACCACGCTGATCGAAGACGGCGTACTGGTGGGCTACATGCAGGACTCGCTCAACGCGCGCCTGATGGGCATGGCGCCGACCGGCAACGGCCGGCGCGAGTCGTTCGCGCACCTGCCGATGCCGCGCATGACCAACACGTACATGCTGGCCGGGCAGGACGATCCGGAGGACATGATCCGCTCGGTGAAGAAGGGCCTGTACGCGGTCAACTTCGGCGGTGGCCAGGTCGACATCACCAGCGGCAAGTACGTGTTCTCCGCCACCGAGGCCTATCTGATCGAGGACGGCCGCATCACCGCACCGGTGAAGGGCGCCACGCTGATCGGCAACGGCCCGGAGACGATGCAGAAGGTGAAGATGGTCGGCCACGACCTGGCGCTGGATGCCGGCGTGGGCGTGTGCGGCAAGGACGGACAGAGCGTGCCGGTGGGCGTGGGCCAGCCGTCGCTGCTGATCGAAGGCCTGACGGTGGGCGGTACGAAGGCGTGA
- the tilS gene encoding tRNA lysidine(34) synthetase TilS — protein MDAASSSLDLLPARAAGHVWVAFSGGLDSTVLLHRLAHDAAIRRHGLSALHVHHGLQPEADAWAAHCASVCHALDVPLRTVRVQVDRGRGEGLEAAARHARHAAFAEAMDQGDLLAAAHHRDDQAETFLLRALRASGPDGLAAMPAWRRFGPGWLWRPLLETPRGEVQAYARAHALTWIEDPSNAHTDLDRNFLRHAVLPVLEQRWPHAAAAFARSAALSADTAALLAQQDASWLARAATADPAALRIAPLQAASAAQRARTLRHWIATLSLPPLPAEGVAHIEAQLLDARADAQATFAWQGAVVRRWRDLLHAERLRPALPDGWQTEWDGAAPCLLPDGGRLVLESDGTGFDLPMTLTPRRGGERITLPGRSHTHALKDVLQSLGVPPWERRHLPLLWRQDRLWAAGDLVLSADGDAWLRAQGARLAWQRG, from the coding sequence ATGGATGCCGCCTCTTCCTCGCTGGACCTGCTGCCCGCACGCGCCGCCGGCCACGTGTGGGTCGCTTTCAGCGGCGGCCTGGATTCCACCGTGCTGTTGCATCGGCTCGCCCACGACGCCGCGATCAGGCGCCACGGACTTTCCGCGCTGCACGTGCACCACGGCCTGCAGCCCGAGGCCGATGCCTGGGCGGCGCACTGCGCGAGCGTGTGTCACGCGCTCGACGTGCCGTTGCGTACCGTCCGCGTGCAGGTGGACCGGGGACGCGGCGAAGGCCTGGAAGCCGCCGCACGCCATGCGCGCCACGCCGCGTTCGCCGAAGCCATGGACCAGGGCGACCTGTTGGCCGCCGCGCATCACCGCGACGACCAGGCGGAAACCTTCCTGCTCCGCGCCCTGCGCGCCTCCGGACCGGACGGCCTAGCGGCGATGCCGGCGTGGCGCAGGTTCGGTCCGGGATGGCTGTGGCGGCCGCTGCTGGAGACCCCGCGCGGCGAGGTGCAGGCCTACGCACGCGCGCATGCGCTGACTTGGATCGAGGATCCCAGCAATGCGCACACGGACCTGGACCGCAACTTCCTCCGCCACGCGGTGTTGCCGGTGCTCGAACAGCGCTGGCCGCATGCGGCGGCCGCCTTCGCACGCAGTGCCGCACTGAGCGCCGACACGGCCGCCCTGCTGGCGCAACAGGACGCGTCGTGGCTGGCGCGTGCCGCCACCGCGGATCCCGCCGCGCTGCGCATCGCGCCGCTGCAGGCGGCGAGTGCCGCGCAGCGCGCGCGTACGTTGCGACATTGGATCGCCACGTTGTCGCTGCCGCCGCTGCCCGCCGAGGGCGTGGCGCACATCGAGGCCCAGTTGCTCGACGCACGCGCCGACGCGCAGGCCACGTTCGCATGGCAGGGCGCCGTCGTCCGGCGCTGGCGCGACCTGCTGCACGCCGAGCGCCTCCGCCCCGCGTTGCCGGACGGCTGGCAGACCGAATGGGATGGCGCCGCGCCCTGCCTGCTGCCGGATGGCGGCCGGCTGGTGCTGGAAAGCGACGGCACGGGCTTCGACCTGCCGATGACGCTCACCCCGCGCCGGGGAGGCGAACGCATCACCCTGCCGGGGCGGTCGCACACGCACGCGCTGAAGGACGTGCTGCAGTCGCTCGGCGTGCCGCCCTGGGAGCGTCGCCACCTGCCGCTGCTGTGGCGCCAGGACCGGCTGTGGGCCGCCGGCGATCTCGTGCTCTCCGCGGACGGCGATGCATGGTTGCGCGCGCAGGGCGCCCGCCTCGCCTGGCAGCGCGGCTGA
- a CDS encoding farnesyl diphosphate synthase, whose translation MAADPRFAAWAAGLEDYLDHALPRADVAPQRLHAAMRHAVLGGGKRMRALLVYASGALVGADDATLHAPAVAVELIHAYSLVHDDLPAMDDDDLRRGKPTVHVAFDEATAILAGDALQTLAFEYLATAAASAALRVDWLATLAQASGVAGMCGGQALDIDATGTLQSLDALQRMHALKTGALIRASVRMGALAGGADAALLARLDDFATALGLAFQVRDDILDIEASSEQLGKTAGKDQAQAKSTYPALLGMDGAKTKLEELADAMRAALAPCDARADTLRALGELTVRRSH comes from the coding sequence ATGGCCGCTGATCCCCGCTTCGCCGCCTGGGCGGCGGGCCTGGAAGACTACCTGGATCACGCGCTGCCTCGAGCGGACGTGGCACCGCAGCGCCTGCACGCCGCGATGCGCCACGCCGTGCTCGGCGGCGGCAAGCGCATGCGCGCGCTGCTCGTCTACGCCAGCGGCGCGCTGGTCGGTGCCGACGACGCCACGCTGCACGCCCCTGCGGTGGCGGTGGAACTGATCCATGCGTATTCGCTGGTCCATGACGACCTGCCCGCGATGGATGACGACGATCTGCGTCGCGGCAAGCCGACCGTGCACGTCGCCTTCGACGAAGCCACGGCCATCCTCGCCGGCGACGCGTTGCAGACCCTGGCGTTCGAGTACCTGGCCACGGCGGCGGCATCGGCCGCGCTGCGCGTCGACTGGCTGGCCACGCTCGCGCAGGCCTCGGGCGTCGCCGGCATGTGTGGGGGGCAGGCCCTGGATATCGATGCCACCGGCACGCTGCAGTCGCTGGATGCCCTGCAGCGCATGCATGCGCTCAAGACCGGCGCGCTGATCCGCGCCTCGGTGCGGATGGGTGCGCTGGCCGGCGGCGCGGACGCCGCCCTGCTCGCGCGGCTGGACGATTTCGCCACGGCGCTGGGCCTGGCCTTCCAGGTCCGCGACGACATCCTCGATATCGAAGCCAGTTCCGAACAGCTCGGCAAGACCGCCGGCAAGGACCAGGCCCAGGCGAAATCCACGTACCCCGCCCTGCTCGGCATGGACGGCGCGAAGACGAAGCTCGAGGAGTTGGCCGACGCCATGCGCGCCGCCCTGGCACCCTGCGACGCGCGTGCCGATACCCTGCGCGCACTGGGCGAACTGACCGTGCGCCGCTCGCACTGA
- the yjgA gene encoding ribosome biogenesis factor YjgA, whose amino-acid sequence MRGRDPETGEFHSPSRTQQRGEALEIRSLAEKLVALPAAQLARLPIPEELMPHIVETQRITSHIAHKRQLQFLAKQMRREEDEVLEAIRDAMDEGGEAARRETALLHRAEQWRDRLLSGGDDALADLLGEFPTADRQKLRQLVRNATDERTKNKPPRAFRELFREIRDVLEGAESDEGAGEED is encoded by the coding sequence ATGCGCGGACGCGACCCCGAAACCGGCGAATTCCATAGCCCGAGCCGTACCCAGCAGCGGGGCGAGGCCCTGGAGATCCGCAGCCTGGCCGAAAAGCTGGTGGCCCTGCCGGCCGCGCAACTGGCGCGCCTGCCGATCCCCGAGGAACTGATGCCGCACATCGTGGAAACGCAGCGCATCACGTCGCACATCGCCCACAAGCGCCAGCTTCAGTTCCTCGCCAAGCAGATGCGGCGCGAGGAAGACGAGGTGCTCGAAGCCATCCGCGATGCGATGGATGAAGGCGGTGAAGCGGCGCGGCGCGAGACGGCCCTGCTGCATCGCGCCGAACAGTGGCGCGACCGCCTGCTGTCCGGCGGCGACGACGCGTTGGCCGACCTGCTGGGTGAATTCCCGACGGCCGACCGCCAGAAGCTTCGCCAGCTGGTCCGCAACGCCACCGACGAACGTACGAAGAACAAGCCGCCGCGTGCGTTCCGCGAACTCTTCCGCGAGATCCGGGACGTGCTCGAGGGTGCGGAATCCGACGAAGGCGCGGGCGAAGAGGACTGA
- a CDS encoding GAF domain-containing protein — protein sequence MPHRSLREADRYRRPRTRAPAHAGSLPRLDTLPSTVYDDLVALAAAVCGTPIAVVSLIDRERQWFKARIGLDGHETTRDTAVCDHAIRQPEELLEIPDLVEDTRFSGFPIVTGDVKARFYAGMPLVAGSGEALGTVCVVDTQPRQLNNQQKASLRALARITATLLDTQRAQHEGQALVALQGEDAAPVATEAYSVVLVEVQGMADAARRLGERTLEKTLQGLEPVFDACLHHAEGDHVSRVTDSAEFVVLLKGGDVAARIEALRTAARQAGQRQGLVLLVGAAASHSADDALMQVYLRAEGDLSDQKDALASGRQAA from the coding sequence TTGCCCCACAGGAGCCTCCGTGAAGCCGACCGATACCGCCGACCGCGAACGCGCGCGCCAGCACACGCTGGATCGCTACCACGCCTCGACACGCTGCCGAGCACGGTCTACGACGACCTGGTCGCGCTGGCCGCCGCGGTCTGCGGGACGCCGATCGCGGTGGTGTCGCTGATCGATCGCGAGCGCCAGTGGTTCAAGGCGCGCATCGGGCTGGACGGACACGAGACCACGCGCGACACCGCCGTCTGCGACCATGCGATCCGGCAGCCGGAGGAACTGCTCGAAATCCCGGACCTCGTCGAAGACACCCGCTTTTCCGGCTTCCCCATCGTCACCGGCGACGTGAAGGCGCGGTTCTACGCCGGCATGCCGCTGGTCGCCGGCAGTGGCGAAGCCCTGGGCACTGTCTGCGTGGTCGACACCCAGCCACGCCAGTTGAACAACCAGCAGAAGGCGTCGCTGCGCGCGCTGGCGCGGATCACCGCGACGTTGCTCGACACCCAGCGCGCGCAACACGAGGGACAGGCGCTCGTGGCGCTGCAGGGCGAGGACGCGGCGCCCGTCGCCACCGAGGCCTACAGCGTGGTACTGGTCGAAGTACAGGGCATGGCCGACGCCGCACGGCGGCTGGGTGAGCGCACGCTGGAGAAGACCCTGCAGGGCCTGGAGCCGGTCTTCGATGCCTGCCTCCACCACGCCGAGGGCGACCACGTCAGCCGCGTGACCGACAGCGCTGAGTTCGTCGTGCTGCTGAAAGGCGGTGACGTCGCGGCGCGGATCGAGGCCCTGCGCACCGCGGCGCGCCAGGCCGGCCAGCGGCAGGGGCTGGTGTTGCTGGTCGGTGCCGCGGCATCCCACTCGGCGGACGATGCGCTGATGCAGGTGTACCTGCGCGCGGAGGGCGATCTCAGCGACCAGAAGGATGCGCTGGCCAGCGGACGCCAGGCGGCCTGA